Proteins found in one Laspinema palackyanum D2c genomic segment:
- a CDS encoding DUF1995 family protein, translating into MPELPKDLDEAIAQAKTATKAALEDGYRLVQVEIGIPELKVQPIAEEFLPLFEELFGDRFKVYFPDAGAAALARRDWGERPYIIRGLSEPKGQMQPEDEGFLFVEPSAVEVNTLEKMCEQAGDRPTVILLPKLENVAIIGIGLAGRQLRERFLSTIESCYYIQPNEGYAVFRCYPSPWQVWLETGDTYKLISETASKPVGDDLERLITQATGTVEESTDEAANKPLTAPKKPGLMTNMKRFLRALSQ; encoded by the coding sequence ATGCCTGAACTACCTAAAGATTTAGATGAGGCGATCGCCCAAGCGAAAACAGCCACCAAAGCTGCCTTAGAGGATGGATACCGACTGGTACAAGTCGAAATTGGGATTCCGGAATTGAAAGTCCAACCGATCGCCGAAGAATTTCTCCCCCTCTTCGAGGAGTTGTTTGGCGATCGCTTTAAAGTGTACTTTCCCGATGCTGGGGCCGCTGCCTTAGCCCGTCGCGATTGGGGAGAGAGGCCCTATATCATTCGCGGATTGAGTGAACCCAAAGGTCAAATGCAACCGGAAGACGAAGGATTCCTGTTTGTGGAACCCTCTGCTGTCGAAGTCAATACCCTAGAGAAAATGTGCGAACAAGCAGGCGATCGCCCCACGGTGATTCTACTGCCGAAGTTGGAAAATGTCGCTATTATCGGCATTGGTTTAGCCGGAAGACAACTGAGGGAACGATTTCTCTCCACGATTGAATCCTGCTACTACATCCAACCGAACGAAGGATATGCAGTCTTTCGCTGCTACCCCAGTCCCTGGCAAGTCTGGCTGGAAACCGGCGATACCTACAAACTCATTTCAGAAACTGCAAGCAAACCCGTCGGTGACGACTTAGAACGATTAATTACCCAAGCTACTGGTACCGTTGAAGAATCGACGGATGAAGCCGCCAACAAGCCTTTAACTGCCCCGAAAAAACCGGGCTTAATGACGAATATGAAGCGCTTTTTACGGGCATTAAGTCAATAA
- a CDS encoding NupC/NupG family nucleoside CNT transporter: MERLISLLGLITFVGIAYAFSVNRKAIRWRTVLWGIGLQLFFALFILRTSLGFALFKFLGDRVNDFLNFADVGSAFVFGENFKEHFFAFKILPTIIFFSACITLLYHYGILQRVVQGIAWVMMRTMKTSGAESLSSAANIFVGQVEAPLLIKPYIAAMTNSELHAVMTGGFATIAGGVLAAYISFGIPVEHLLSASVMSAPASLAVSKVLYPETEKSSTAGKIEINGESPYINAIDAITSGAIEGLKLALNVAAMLIAFLGLVAFLNAVLGWMGSWVGISSLSLELILSYIMAPIAWLMGVPWADAEAVGMLLGKKTILNEFIAYLDLKQLIENQAISPRSVVIATYALCGFSNLGSIAIQIGGISAIAPDRQGDLARLGVRAMFAGSIACFMTACIAGLLL; the protein is encoded by the coding sequence ATGGAACGCTTAATTTCTCTATTGGGATTAATTACATTTGTGGGAATCGCTTATGCTTTTTCCGTTAACCGAAAAGCCATCCGGTGGCGAACGGTCCTCTGGGGAATTGGGTTACAACTGTTTTTTGCTCTGTTTATTCTCAGGACAAGCCTGGGTTTTGCCTTATTTAAGTTTTTAGGCGATCGGGTCAATGACTTTCTAAATTTTGCCGATGTGGGGTCTGCTTTTGTCTTTGGCGAAAACTTCAAAGAACATTTTTTTGCCTTTAAAATTTTGCCTACCATCATCTTTTTTTCCGCCTGCATTACCCTCCTCTATCACTACGGAATTTTACAGCGGGTGGTCCAGGGGATTGCTTGGGTAATGATGCGAACCATGAAAACTTCCGGGGCCGAATCCCTCTCCTCTGCGGCGAATATTTTTGTCGGACAAGTGGAAGCCCCTCTGCTGATTAAACCCTATATTGCAGCAATGACAAATTCCGAACTTCATGCGGTGATGACCGGAGGATTTGCCACCATTGCGGGTGGCGTATTAGCGGCCTATATTTCTTTTGGAATTCCCGTGGAACATCTGCTATCCGCTTCGGTGATGTCTGCACCGGCATCTCTAGCGGTTTCTAAGGTATTGTATCCGGAAACCGAAAAATCTTCCACCGCAGGCAAAATAGAAATCAACGGAGAAAGTCCTTATATCAATGCCATTGATGCTATCACATCCGGGGCAATTGAAGGGTTAAAATTAGCCTTAAATGTAGCAGCGATGTTGATTGCTTTTTTAGGATTGGTCGCCTTTTTGAATGCGGTGTTGGGATGGATGGGCAGTTGGGTGGGAATTTCTTCCCTGTCTTTGGAGTTGATTTTATCCTATATCATGGCCCCGATCGCTTGGTTGATGGGAGTTCCCTGGGCTGATGCGGAAGCGGTGGGAATGCTGCTGGGAAAAAAGACGATTTTGAATGAGTTTATTGCTTATCTGGATTTAAAACAATTGATTGAAAATCAGGCAATTTCTCCGCGTTCCGTGGTGATTGCCACTTATGCGTTATGTGGATTTTCTAACTTGGGGTCGATCGCCATTCAAATTGGTGGCATCAGCGCGATCGCACCCGATCGCCAAGGAGATTTAGCCCGATTAGGAGTCAGAGCAATGTTCGCGGGTTCCATTGCCTGTTTTATGACCGCTTGCATCGCTGGATTGTTGTTGTAA
- a CDS encoding ubiquinol-cytochrome c reductase iron-sulfur subunit: protein MKRRDFLSWVGVGGVASFLPMAIAACTPSGESAAEVSTTPGNFEAVGTVSELESQGQILNENFENGAISVTRNPENAELLYAVNPTCTHKGCLVDWNAGERKYICPCHGSEYSPDGTLLKGPAEENLPPYLVKIEGEQVLVQAI, encoded by the coding sequence ATGAAGCGTCGAGATTTTTTAAGCTGGGTTGGTGTCGGTGGGGTTGCCAGTTTTTTGCCAATGGCGATCGCCGCCTGTACTCCCTCGGGAGAATCCGCAGCGGAAGTATCGACTACCCCAGGTAACTTTGAGGCAGTCGGGACCGTCTCCGAATTAGAGAGTCAGGGTCAAATTCTCAATGAAAATTTTGAAAATGGAGCCATTTCTGTAACCCGCAATCCAGAAAATGCTGAACTCCTTTATGCCGTGAATCCGACTTGTACTCATAAAGGCTGTCTGGTAGATTGGAACGCAGGAGAACGCAAGTACATCTGTCCCTGTCATGGTAGCGAATATTCTCCCGATGGCACCCTTCTCAAAGGTCCAGCGGAAGAAAATCTCCCGCCCTATTTAGTCAAAATAGAAGGAGAGCAGGTGTTAGTTCAAGCGATTTAA